A single region of the Desulfobacterales bacterium genome encodes:
- a CDS encoding flagellar hook assembly protein FlgD, which translates to MVVSVADIAPAGASSNGTIASGSILGKDQFLQLLVAQLQNQDPLKPLDPTEFTAQLAQFSSLEQLFSANESLSRMVQASRDNQELGRLSAVGLIGRRVEVAGADFHYRDTPVEFGYTLDAPAAAVRARILDSSGQVVAVLPQDQTGPGRHYSSWDGDGLAGRSLPPGDYRLQVERVDRESATAVPTRIRGVVAGVDLDSQGSILATSAGEFGLAEVVSVTD; encoded by the coding sequence ATGGTGGTCAGTGTAGCTGATATCGCGCCTGCCGGCGCTTCGAGTAACGGAACCATTGCCAGTGGTTCGATTCTGGGCAAGGATCAGTTCCTGCAACTCCTGGTGGCCCAGTTACAGAACCAGGACCCGCTAAAACCCCTTGACCCGACGGAGTTTACCGCGCAGTTGGCCCAGTTCAGTTCCCTTGAGCAGTTGTTCAGCGCCAACGAGAGTCTCTCCCGGATGGTCCAGGCCAGCCGGGATAATCAGGAACTGGGCCGGTTGTCGGCCGTGGGGCTGATCGGCCGCCGGGTCGAGGTCGCTGGGGCGGATTTTCATTACCGCGACACCCCGGTCGAGTTCGGGTATACCCTTGACGCCCCGGCGGCAGCGGTCAGGGCGCGGATCCTGGACTCCAGCGGCCAGGTGGTGGCGGTCCTGCCGCAGGACCAGACCGGCCCGGGCCGCCATTATTCCTCCTGGGACGGAGACGGACTGGCCGGGCGCTCCCTGCCGCCCGGGGATTACCGGCTGCAGGTGGAGCGGGTCGACAGGGAATCGGCCACCGCTGTTCCAACCCGGATCCGGGGGGTGGTGGCTGGTGTGGATCTGGACAGCCAGGGCAGTATCCTGGCGACCAGTGCCGGCGAGTTCGGCCTGGCGGAGGTCGTAAGCGTGACGGATTGA
- a CDS encoding flagellar hook protein FlgE: MGILSSLYSGVSGLAINANAMSVIGNNIANNNTIGFKTGRMLFSDLLSSSVSGSGGTSQVGRGVGFSCIDNIFSQGTLENTEQNTDLAIEGDGFFMVKEPITGGTLYTRAGAFRFNADGYLTNPEGLHVQGYALNSLGNISGALTDIQVDTMSLSAPKETENIALATNLDSGAPYLGPFDVLDPSNTSNYANSLNIYDSLGNAHLLQTYFTKMDPATNPLEWEWNATVDGAELGGAAGPVVVGSGTLLFDINGEMTAANPPTQSTLAGVLTWDNNSDQTQQLDLTFKTTQYSSASVVISQSQDGYTTGSIAQLSIDNQGNVLGNYSNGQPRKLFQLALARFSNPAGLVKQGNNMFADGTESGNAIVGTVGSGIGKIFTNALEQSNVDIAQEFINMITVQRGFQASSKIITTTDEMLNDLINLKR, from the coding sequence ATGGGCATTCTATCTTCTCTCTACAGTGGTGTCAGCGGCCTTGCCATTAATGCCAACGCCATGAGCGTGATCGGCAACAACATCGCCAACAACAACACCATCGGCTTCAAGACCGGGCGGATGCTCTTTTCCGACCTGCTCTCCAGTTCGGTGTCCGGTTCCGGCGGCACCAGCCAGGTGGGCCGCGGGGTCGGCTTTTCCTGCATTGACAACATCTTCAGCCAGGGAACCCTGGAAAATACCGAGCAGAATACTGACCTGGCCATTGAGGGCGATGGCTTCTTCATGGTCAAGGAACCGATCACCGGCGGTACTCTTTATACCCGGGCCGGGGCCTTTCGCTTTAACGCCGACGGCTATCTGACCAACCCGGAAGGGCTGCACGTCCAGGGCTATGCGCTGAACAGCCTCGGCAATATCTCCGGCGCCTTGACCGATATCCAGGTGGACACCATGTCCCTGAGCGCGCCCAAGGAGACCGAAAACATCGCGCTGGCGACTAATCTCGATTCCGGTGCGCCCTACCTGGGGCCGTTCGATGTCCTGGATCCGAGCAATACCAGCAACTACGCCAACTCCCTCAATATCTACGATTCCCTGGGCAATGCGCACCTGCTGCAGACCTATTTCACCAAAATGGACCCGGCGACCAATCCCCTGGAATGGGAGTGGAACGCGACCGTGGATGGCGCCGAACTGGGCGGGGCCGCCGGCCCGGTGGTGGTGGGCAGCGGTACGTTGCTTTTTGATATCAACGGTGAGATGACCGCGGCCAATCCCCCGACCCAGTCGACCCTGGCGGGCGTGCTGACCTGGGACAACAATTCCGATCAGACCCAGCAACTCGATCTGACGTTCAAAACCACCCAGTACTCCAGCGCCTCGGTGGTGATTTCCCAGTCCCAGGACGGCTACACCACCGGCAGCATCGCCCAGTTGTCCATTGACAACCAGGGCAATGTCCTGGGCAACTACTCAAACGGCCAGCCCCGCAAGCTATTTCAGCTCGCCCTGGCCAGGTTCAGCAACCCGGCCGGCCTGGTAAAGCAGGGGAACAACATGTTCGCCGACGGCACCGAGTCGGGTAACGCCATTGTCGGCACCGTTGGTTCCGGCATCGGCAAGATCTTTACCAATGCCCTTGAACAGTCCAACGTGGACATTGCCCAGGAGTTCATCAACATGATCACGGTCCAACGCGGTTTTCAGGCCAGTTCGAAGATCATCACCACCACCGACGAGATGCTCAACGACCTGATCAATCTCAAGCGTTAG
- a CDS encoding MotA/TolQ/ExbB proton channel family protein, whose protein sequence is MDLSTLLGIVASFTLMILAILSGGSIFLFFNVPSVIIVVGATIGSTFIHYPFRDIFGAAAVCKKAFFHREPTLRETVAQLVRFAGKARKEGILALQEVAGEIQDPFFLKSLQMAIDGLEAEDLRQMLEREIEYIQGRHEDGADIFVAMGTYAPAMGMIGTLIGLVQMLQTMNDPSTIGPAMAVALLTTFYGAIIANVICMPIAGKLRNRSQKEILRKTLIVEGMRCVLVGENPRLMEQRLHVFLAPRLRESSFGKKG, encoded by the coding sequence ATGGATCTGTCCACCCTCCTGGGAATCGTTGCATCATTTACCTTGATGATCCTGGCCATTCTGTCGGGCGGCTCGATTTTTCTGTTTTTCAATGTCCCGTCGGTGATCATCGTGGTCGGGGCCACGATCGGTTCGACCTTTATCCATTATCCGTTCCGGGATATCTTCGGGGCCGCCGCAGTGTGCAAGAAGGCATTTTTTCATCGTGAGCCGACCCTGCGGGAAACGGTTGCGCAACTGGTCCGTTTTGCCGGCAAGGCCCGCAAGGAAGGGATACTCGCCCTGCAGGAGGTGGCCGGCGAGATCCAGGACCCCTTTTTCCTCAAGTCGCTGCAGATGGCCATCGACGGCCTGGAGGCCGAAGACCTCCGGCAGATGCTGGAAAGGGAGATTGAGTATATCCAGGGACGGCATGAGGATGGGGCGGATATCTTTGTCGCCATGGGAACCTATGCCCCGGCAATGGGGATGATCGGCACCCTGATCGGCCTGGTGCAGATGCTGCAGACCATGAACGATCCATCGACCATTGGCCCGGCCATGGCCGTGGCCCTGTTGACCACCTTTTACGGGGCGATCATCGCCAACGTCATCTGCATGCCGATTGCCGGCAAGCTGCGCAACCGGTCCCAGAAGGAGATTCTGCGCAAGACCCTGATCGTCGAGGGCATGCGCTGTGTGCTGGTGGGCGAGAATCCGCGGCTGATGGAACAGCGGCTCCATGTTTTTCTCGCCCCCAGGCTGCGGGAGAGCAGCTTCGGCAAAAAAGGATAG
- a CDS encoding flagellar motor protein MotB, whose translation MARKSKKAAPGAPAWMVTFSDMVTLLLTFFVLMLSMASLDKMKFEDAAGSLRNAFGVMNGSNMTDITKPKVVEFVPISDDFVSRLYQRMLTEFKRLKIDARITLVKDRGAVVLRVNESLLFAPGQTRLRPEAYPALADIARLVQDLPLHLRIEGHADNTPVRAEGVSNWDISVARAVSVLKYFVSKRLLPLDRLSAVGYGSQRPVAAGDSAEARAMNRRVDFVLESIGGNRDELPYLINVKDQMAF comes from the coding sequence ATGGCCAGGAAATCCAAAAAAGCGGCCCCCGGGGCCCCGGCATGGATGGTCACCTTCAGCGATATGGTGACCCTGCTGCTGACCTTTTTCGTACTCATGCTGTCGATGGCCAGCCTGGACAAGATGAAGTTCGAGGATGCGGCCGGTTCGCTGCGCAACGCCTTCGGGGTGATGAACGGGAGCAACATGACCGATATCACCAAACCCAAGGTGGTGGAGTTCGTACCGATCAGCGATGATTTTGTCAGCCGGCTCTACCAGCGGATGTTAACCGAGTTCAAGCGGCTGAAGATCGATGCGCGGATTACCCTGGTCAAGGACCGGGGCGCGGTGGTCCTGCGGGTCAACGAATCTCTGCTGTTCGCGCCCGGGCAGACGCGGCTCCGGCCCGAAGCCTACCCGGCCCTGGCCGACATCGCCAGGCTGGTGCAGGACCTGCCGCTTCACCTGCGGATCGAGGGCCATGCCGACAATACCCCGGTCCGGGCCGAGGGGGTCAGCAACTGGGACATCTCCGTGGCCCGGGCGGTCTCTGTTCTCAAATATTTTGTCAGCAAGCGGCTGTTGCCGCTGGATCGGCTTTCCGCGGTGGGCTACGGTTCGCAGCGACCGGTGGCGGCAGGAGACAGCGCCGAGGCCCGGGCGATGAACCGGCGGGTCGATTTTGTTCTGGAGAGTATCGGCGGCAACCGGGATGAGCTGCCCTACCTGATCAATGTCAAGGACCAGATGGCCTTTTAA
- a CDS encoding flagellar basal body-associated FliL family protein, with product MAEAAEAAVEQKGGKRTMIIIGGVVLLLMIGCGAGGYFFGVKNSGKAAAADAAGLEQASGTAAAASAGIGSLLAIDDIIVNLLDDRETRYLKAAITLELDSPAVAEEVEQRKPQVRDAVLLLMSSKTFAELRDLQGKLQLRAELLERINGFLQTGKVKTIYFTDFVVQ from the coding sequence ATGGCTGAGGCAGCTGAGGCAGCGGTTGAGCAAAAGGGTGGCAAAAGGACAATGATCATCATCGGGGGGGTGGTGCTCCTGTTGATGATCGGTTGCGGGGCGGGCGGCTATTTTTTCGGGGTGAAGAACAGCGGCAAGGCCGCGGCAGCCGACGCCGCCGGGCTGGAACAGGCGTCCGGCACGGCGGCCGCGGCCAGCGCCGGCATCGGTTCGCTGCTGGCCATTGACGATATCATCGTCAACCTCCTTGACGATCGCGAGACCCGCTACCTCAAGGCGGCCATCACCCTGGAGCTGGACAGCCCGGCCGTGGCCGAGGAGGTCGAGCAGCGCAAGCCCCAGGTGCGCGATGCGGTTCTGCTGCTGATGAGCAGCAAGACCTTTGCCGAACTGCGCGACCTGCAGGGCAAGCTGCAGCTCCGGGCGGAACTGTTGGAGCGGATCAACGGGTTTCTGCAGACCGGCAAGGTGAAAACCATTTATTTTACCGATTTTGTCGTGCAATAG